One genomic window of Haloferax mediterranei ATCC 33500 includes the following:
- a CDS encoding sugar phosphate nucleotidyltransferase yields MKAVVLAGGYATRLWPITKHRPKMFLPVGDQTVIDTIFEDLEADDRVSEVFVSTNERFADSFEEYIADSSFEKPTLSVEDTSAEDEKFGVVGALEQLIDREEVDEDLVVIAGDNLISFDVADFVDFFYEKDEPCLAAYDVQDRERAKSYGLVELDGDRVVNFQEKPDDPKSTLVSIACYAFPAEDLPKFDEYLAGDNNPDEPGWFMQWLQQNGDVFAYTFDGAWFDIGTPQSYLDAVAWYLDGENYIHDTATLNNTELGTNVHVMADAVVEDSTLDESVVFPGAIVRNAELKNSIVDEETHIENLDLSNALIGAHSKLTNGQ; encoded by the coding sequence ATGAAGGCAGTCGTCCTTGCTGGTGGTTACGCGACCCGTCTGTGGCCTATCACCAAACACCGACCGAAGATGTTCTTGCCCGTCGGTGACCAGACCGTTATCGACACTATCTTTGAAGACCTCGAAGCCGACGACCGCGTCTCTGAGGTGTTCGTGAGTACGAACGAGCGATTCGCCGACTCGTTCGAGGAGTACATCGCCGACTCGTCGTTCGAAAAGCCGACGCTCTCTGTCGAAGACACCAGTGCCGAAGACGAGAAGTTCGGCGTCGTCGGGGCGCTCGAACAACTCATCGACCGTGAGGAAGTCGACGAGGACCTCGTCGTCATCGCGGGTGACAACCTCATCAGCTTCGACGTTGCGGACTTCGTGGACTTCTTCTACGAAAAAGACGAGCCGTGTCTCGCCGCCTACGACGTACAGGACCGAGAGCGCGCGAAGTCCTACGGTCTCGTCGAACTCGACGGCGACCGCGTCGTCAACTTCCAGGAAAAGCCCGACGACCCGAAGAGCACGCTCGTTTCTATCGCGTGCTACGCGTTCCCGGCTGAGGACCTGCCCAAGTTCGACGAGTACCTCGCGGGCGACAACAATCCCGACGAACCCGGCTGGTTCATGCAGTGGCTTCAGCAGAACGGCGACGTGTTCGCGTACACGTTCGACGGCGCGTGGTTCGACATCGGTACGCCCCAGAGTTACCTCGATGCAGTCGCGTGGTATCTCGACGGCGAGAACTACATCCACGATACCGCGACGCTGAACAACACCGAACTCGGAACGAACGTGCACGTCATGGCCGACGCCGTAGTCGAAGACTCCACGCTCGACGAGTCGGTGGTCTTCCCCGGCGCGATTGTCCGTAACGCGGAACTCAAGAACTCCATCGTCGACGAAGAGACGCACATCGAGAACCTCGACCTCTCGAACGCGCTTATCGGTGCGCATTCGAAGCTGACGAACGGACAGTAA
- a CDS encoding transcriptional regulator, which yields MTDQETTTTTRQRIADALRADPATASELSANVGVSVSSVYGHLQHVARSVHGQDGEQFLVAPPECRNCGFSAFDDPVNYPSRCPECRSEGIEEAVFKIE from the coding sequence ATGACAGACCAGGAGACCACCACGACGACACGCCAGCGCATCGCTGATGCCCTCCGTGCCGACCCCGCAACCGCGTCCGAACTCTCGGCGAACGTCGGCGTCTCGGTGTCCTCCGTCTACGGTCACCTCCAACACGTCGCCCGTTCCGTCCACGGTCAGGACGGCGAGCAGTTCCTCGTCGCTCCACCAGAGTGCCGGAACTGCGGGTTCAGCGCCTTCGACGACCCCGTGAACTACCCCTCGCGCTGTCCGGAGTGTCGGAGCGAAGGTATCGAAGAAGCCGTGTTTAAAATCGAGTAG
- a CDS encoding type 1 glutamine amidotransferase domain-containing protein, producing the protein MTAALFIVSEEGYWGEECIEPLTTLSDAGVDVTVATPTGAPPVIDERSVDPDSVGKEFAEHILDVHETDERLQNPEKIAQVDANDYDAVVFPGGHGTAWDINQDRHARQALLQAVAGDGSKALVVCHAVGILGFTREADGSFLVDGREVTGFPNEWEEDILDDDDLMPDGRKLPYWVEDEVKAAGGIWDAELDSETSVTVDGDLITARGPGSSAAAAQTLLDELDAI; encoded by the coding sequence ATGACAGCAGCGCTTTTCATCGTCAGCGAGGAAGGATACTGGGGCGAGGAGTGTATCGAACCGCTCACCACACTGAGCGACGCCGGTGTCGACGTAACGGTGGCGACGCCGACGGGCGCGCCGCCGGTCATCGACGAGCGCTCTGTCGACCCCGACTCAGTCGGCAAGGAATTCGCCGAGCACATTCTCGACGTACACGAAACCGACGAGCGACTACAGAACCCCGAGAAAATCGCGCAGGTCGACGCCAACGACTACGACGCCGTGGTCTTTCCCGGCGGTCACGGAACCGCGTGGGATATCAATCAGGACCGACACGCTCGACAGGCGCTCTTGCAGGCCGTCGCCGGTGACGGGAGCAAAGCGCTCGTCGTCTGTCACGCCGTCGGTATCCTCGGATTCACTCGCGAAGCAGACGGGTCGTTCCTCGTCGACGGCCGCGAGGTGACGGGCTTCCCGAACGAATGGGAGGAAGACATTCTCGACGACGACGACCTGATGCCCGACGGTCGGAAACTCCCGTACTGGGTCGAAGACGAAGTCAAGGCCGCAGGCGGTATCTGGGACGCCGAACTCGACAGCGAGACGAGCGTCACCGTCGACGGCGACCTCATCACTGCACGCGGTCCCGGGTCGTCAGCTGCGGCTGCGCAGACGCTGTTGGACGAGTTGGACGCGATATAA